Proteins found in one Bacteroidia bacterium genomic segment:
- a CDS encoding tetratricopeptide repeat protein, with protein sequence MKKYFLLSLFYFSSLCSFAQQKQNDSLQNVLKTTISDTEKVNLLCKISKGYLNLGKNAECIDFANQALNLAQKNNFLKGEIQAYDAIGLAYDEIGKYTDALKNYEEGLKVANQTKNLKKEFVFYSNIANIYMEQGNYDEGLKRNKSALKVAIDANVEMYEAAGYSNIGGAYYAEGNYEEAEKNFLASLKIAEKLQNKQMIAHNYYAIASIYNVQKNYAAALKNTLQALEIEKQINNPQEISQMEVNIGENYVGLGNYSEALQSYHDALDLNIKLDYKKGMSVCYKNIGLVYGREKKYTEAFYNLKLASDIQQAIGVNTDQADTYSEMALLYSASGNYSEAISTATKALDILKKYPDANAKGVAYSALADVYVKLKNYKQAYAYFKLSSDLQDTLLNQANTKELTQMNAFYQSDKKDKEIELLNKEKTLTVFEIEKQKAERNAFVIGFLLMMVLAFFIFRSYREKQKANEIITAQKTEVEHQKILVDEKNKDITDSIYYARRIQRALLTSEGYLKKYLSDYFILYKPKDIVSGDFYWAINTENNFFIATADCTGHGVPGAFMSMLGINFLNEIVIEKKVLQPDKIMNDLRQNIIHALNPEETQEEAKDGMDMVLCAFDFKNRKLNLAASNNPVWIIRNAESESRFLEEIKPDKFPVGKHDKDIIPFTAHEINLQKGDVVYTFTDGYADQFGGVSGKKFKYKALKDLLLSNSHKSMEEQQKVMTQTIESWKGNLEQVDDILLIGIKV encoded by the coding sequence ATGAAAAAATATTTTTTACTCTCTCTTTTTTATTTTTCATCCCTCTGTTCTTTTGCGCAACAAAAACAAAATGATTCGCTTCAAAATGTATTAAAAACAACTATTTCAGATACCGAGAAAGTTAATTTGCTGTGTAAAATCTCGAAAGGATATTTGAATCTTGGCAAAAATGCAGAGTGCATTGATTTTGCAAACCAAGCTCTTAATTTAGCTCAAAAAAATAATTTTTTGAAAGGAGAAATACAAGCGTACGATGCTATTGGTTTGGCGTATGATGAAATAGGAAAATACACGGATGCATTAAAAAATTATGAAGAAGGGCTGAAGGTTGCGAATCAAACAAAAAATTTAAAAAAAGAATTTGTTTTTTATTCCAATATTGCCAATATTTATATGGAGCAAGGTAATTACGATGAAGGATTGAAAAGAAATAAATCGGCACTAAAAGTTGCAATAGATGCGAATGTAGAAATGTATGAAGCCGCTGGATATTCTAATATCGGAGGAGCATATTACGCGGAAGGGAATTATGAAGAAGCCGAAAAAAACTTTTTAGCTTCTTTGAAAATAGCTGAAAAATTGCAAAACAAACAGATGATCGCTCATAATTATTATGCGATTGCTTCCATTTACAATGTCCAAAAAAATTATGCTGCTGCATTAAAAAATACGCTTCAGGCATTGGAAATAGAGAAGCAAATAAACAATCCACAAGAAATAAGTCAAATGGAAGTAAATATTGGAGAGAATTACGTAGGACTCGGTAACTATTCTGAAGCTCTTCAAAGCTACCATGATGCGTTGGATTTAAACATAAAATTAGATTATAAAAAAGGAATGAGCGTATGTTACAAAAATATAGGATTGGTTTATGGAAGAGAAAAAAAATACACAGAAGCATTTTACAACTTAAAATTGGCGTCGGATATACAACAAGCAATAGGAGTAAATACAGACCAGGCAGATACTTACAGCGAAATGGCATTGTTATATTCGGCTTCTGGAAATTATTCTGAGGCAATTTCAACTGCTACAAAAGCATTGGATATTTTAAAAAAGTATCCAGATGCTAATGCAAAGGGAGTTGCTTATAGCGCCTTGGCGGATGTGTATGTAAAATTAAAAAACTACAAACAAGCATACGCTTATTTTAAATTGAGTTCGGATTTGCAAGATACTTTACTAAACCAAGCAAATACGAAGGAATTAACTCAAATGAATGCTTTTTATCAAAGTGATAAAAAAGACAAAGAGATTGAATTGCTCAATAAAGAAAAGACTTTAACGGTATTTGAAATTGAAAAACAAAAAGCCGAACGAAATGCGTTTGTAATCGGGTTTTTATTGATGATGGTGTTGGCATTTTTTATTTTTAGGAGCTACCGCGAAAAACAAAAAGCAAATGAAATAATTACCGCTCAAAAAACAGAAGTCGAACACCAAAAAATATTGGTAGACGAAAAAAACAAAGACATCACTGATAGTATATATTATGCGCGTAGAATTCAGCGTGCATTGCTCACTTCCGAAGGATATTTGAAAAAATATTTGTCGGATTATTTTATTTTATATAAACCCAAAGATATTGTAAGCGGTGATTTTTATTGGGCTATCAATACCGAAAATAATTTTTTTATAGCTACCGCTGATTGCACAGGACACGGTGTTCCGGGTGCATTTATGAGTATGCTCGGTATTAATTTTTTGAATGAAATTGTCATTGAGAAAAAAGTTCTTCAACCAGATAAAATCATGAATGATTTGCGACAAAATATTATTCATGCACTGAATCCAGAAGAAACACAAGAAGAAGCTAAAGACGGCATGGACATGGTTTTATGCGCGTTCGATTTTAAGAATAGAAAATTAAATTTAGCAGCTTCCAATAATCCCGTTTGGATTATCCGTAACGCCGAAAGTGAGTCACGTTTTTTAGAAGAAATAAAACCGGATAAATTTCCTGTTGGGAAACACGATAAAGATATAATTCCGTTTACGGCACATGAAATAAATTTACAAAAAGGCGATGTTGTTTATACGTTTACGGATGGCTACGCCGACCAATTTGGCGGTGTTTCCGGAAAGAAATTTAAATACAAAGCGTTGAAAGATTTATTACTTTCCAACAGCCACAAATCAATGGAAGAGCAACAAAAAGTAATGACGCAAACCATCGAAAGCTGGAAAGGAAATTTAGAACAAGTGGATGATATTTTACTCATCGGAATTAAAGTGTAA